A genomic segment from Flavobacterium litorale encodes:
- a CDS encoding methylmalonyl-CoA mutase family protein — protein sequence MEQAQPYTPKNKVRIVTAASLFDGHDAAINIMRRIIQTTGVEVIHLGHDRSVEEVVNTAIQEDANAIAMTSYQGGHNEYFKYMYDLLKEKGAGHIKIFGGGGGVILPEEIKELHDYGITRIYSPDDGRELGLQGMINDLVQRADYPIGDKLNGEANHLEDKNPTAIARVISAAENFPEIAKETLDAIHKKNETSKIPVLGITGTGGAGKSSLVDELVRRFLIDFPEKTIGLISVDPSKRKTGGALLGDRIRMNAINNPRVYMRSLATRQSNLALSKYVAEAIQVLKAAKYDIIILETSGIGQSDTEILEHSDVSLYVMTPEFGAATQLEKIDMLDFADLVAINKFDKRGSLDALRDVKKQYQRNHNLWHDDPETLPVFGTIASQFNDPGMNTLYKKIMDTIVEKTEADLQSTFEITREMSEKIFVIPPNRTRYLSEIAENNRKYDVIATSQQEVAQKLYGIYKTIESVTGKVPAMAKHGIDEDSITLNEAEGQDGKQELSSLLLKEFDRVKMDLDPYNWEILLNWEDKVNKYKNPVYTFKVRNKEINIKTHTESLSHSQIPKIALPKYQAWGDILRWCLQENVPGEFPFTSGLYPFKREGEDPTRMFAGEGGPERTNRRFHYVSLGMPAKRLSTAFDSVTLYGNDPDFRPDIYGKIGNAGVSICCLDDAKKLYSGFNLAHAMTSVSMTINGPAPMLLGFFMNAAIDQQCELYIKEHGLEQEVEAKIKKIYADKGVERPRYNGDLPEGNDGLGLMLLGVTGDMILPADVYTEIKTRTLSQVRGTVQADILKEDQAQNTCIFSTEFALRLMGDVQEYFITNNVRNFYSVSISGYHIAEAGANPITQLAFTLANGFTYVEYYLSRGMDINAFGPNLSFFFSNGIDPEYAVIGRVARKIWAKALKNKYGANERAQMLKYHIQTSGRSLHAQEIDFNDIRTTLQALYAIYDNCNSLHTNAYDEAITTPTEESVRRAMAIQLIINKELGLAKNENPIQGSFIIEELTDLVEEAVLTEFDRITERGGVLGAMETMYQRSKIQEESLYYETLKHTGEFPIIGVNTFLSSKGSPTVVPLEVIRATEEEKQFQIETLKTLHSAHAQKVKETLEVIQETAIQNENIFEQLMEATKVCSLGQITSALFEVGGQYRRNM from the coding sequence ATGGAACAAGCACAGCCTTATACCCCCAAAAATAAAGTTAGAATAGTTACCGCAGCTTCGTTATTTGACGGACATGATGCAGCCATAAATATTATGCGCCGTATTATACAAACCACAGGCGTAGAGGTAATTCACCTAGGGCACGACCGCAGTGTAGAGGAAGTAGTAAATACTGCTATACAAGAAGATGCCAATGCTATAGCAATGACCTCGTACCAAGGCGGACACAACGAGTATTTTAAATATATGTACGACCTCCTGAAAGAAAAAGGAGCGGGACATATTAAAATATTTGGCGGCGGCGGCGGTGTAATTCTGCCCGAAGAGATAAAAGAATTACACGATTACGGTATTACCCGTATTTACTCACCCGACGATGGTCGTGAGCTTGGGCTACAAGGTATGATTAACGATTTGGTACAACGTGCCGATTACCCTATTGGGGATAAACTTAATGGCGAAGCGAACCATCTTGAAGATAAAAACCCAACAGCTATTGCACGAGTTATTTCGGCAGCCGAGAATTTTCCAGAAATAGCAAAGGAAACATTAGATGCCATTCATAAGAAAAACGAAACCTCAAAAATTCCCGTGCTTGGTATAACAGGTACAGGTGGCGCAGGTAAATCATCATTAGTAGATGAGTTGGTACGTCGTTTTTTAATCGATTTTCCAGAGAAAACAATTGGTCTTATATCGGTAGACCCATCAAAACGTAAAACAGGGGGTGCTTTATTGGGCGACCGTATCAGGATGAATGCCATAAACAACCCAAGGGTATACATGCGTTCGTTAGCTACACGCCAAAGTAACTTAGCACTATCTAAATATGTTGCCGAAGCCATACAGGTGCTTAAAGCGGCAAAATACGATATTATAATTCTTGAAACATCAGGTATTGGGCAGTCCGATACAGAGATATTAGAACATTCTGATGTATCACTATATGTAATGACGCCCGAATTTGGGGCAGCAACACAGTTAGAAAAAATTGATATGCTCGACTTTGCTGATCTTGTTGCTATTAATAAGTTTGACAAGCGTGGTTCGCTAGATGCGCTTCGTGATGTTAAAAAACAATACCAGCGTAACCATAACCTTTGGCACGACGATCCTGAGACTTTACCCGTATTTGGTACTATTGCCTCTCAGTTTAACGACCCGGGAATGAATACGTTGTACAAAAAGATAATGGATACCATAGTGGAGAAAACAGAAGCCGATTTGCAATCGACTTTTGAGATTACCCGCGAAATGAGTGAGAAAATATTTGTTATTCCACCCAATCGTACCCGTTACCTTAGCGAAATTGCAGAGAACAATCGTAAGTACGATGTCATAGCAACATCACAACAAGAAGTAGCTCAGAAATTATACGGTATTTATAAAACCATAGAGTCGGTTACGGGCAAAGTACCCGCAATGGCAAAACATGGTATTGATGAAGACTCAATTACTTTAAATGAAGCTGAAGGGCAAGATGGTAAACAGGAATTATCATCACTTTTACTGAAAGAGTTTGATCGTGTAAAAATGGATTTAGACCCCTACAATTGGGAAATTCTTTTAAACTGGGAAGATAAAGTTAACAAATATAAAAACCCAGTATATACGTTTAAAGTACGCAACAAAGAAATAAATATTAAAACGCATACCGAGTCGTTATCGCACTCACAAATACCAAAAATTGCCCTACCAAAATATCAGGCTTGGGGCGATATACTACGCTGGTGTTTGCAGGAAAATGTGCCAGGAGAATTCCCTTTTACATCGGGCTTATATCCGTTTAAACGTGAAGGAGAGGACCCTACCCGTATGTTTGCAGGCGAGGGAGGACCCGAGCGTACCAACAGGCGTTTCCATTACGTAAGTTTAGGTATGCCTGCCAAACGACTATCTACAGCATTTGATAGTGTAACACTATATGGTAATGACCCTGATTTCCGCCCCGATATTTACGGTAAAATTGGTAATGCAGGAGTTTCTATTTGCTGCCTGGACGATGCTAAAAAACTATATTCTGGCTTTAACTTGGCTCATGCCATGACATCGGTAAGTATGACGATTAATGGTCCTGCACCAATGTTATTAGGTTTCTTTATGAATGCTGCTATCGATCAGCAATGTGAGCTTTATATTAAAGAACACGGATTGGAGCAAGAAGTTGAAGCAAAAATTAAAAAGATATATGCTGATAAAGGTGTTGAACGTCCTCGTTATAATGGCGACTTACCAGAGGGTAATGATGGATTAGGGTTAATGTTATTGGGGGTTACGGGAGATATGATACTCCCTGCTGATGTATACACTGAAATTAAAACCCGTACCCTAAGCCAAGTGCGTGGTACAGTACAGGCTGATATCTTAAAAGAAGACCAAGCACAAAATACCTGTATTTTCTCTACGGAGTTTGCCCTACGTTTAATGGGCGATGTACAGGAGTATTTTATTACCAATAATGTACGTAATTTCTACTCGGTTTCTATATCAGGATACCACATTGCCGAGGCAGGAGCTAACCCTATTACCCAATTAGCGTTTACGTTAGCTAATGGTTTTACTTATGTGGAGTATTACTTGAGTAGAGGAATGGATATTAATGCCTTTGGACCTAATCTGTCCTTCTTCTTTAGTAATGGTATCGATCCTGAGTATGCCGTAATTGGTCGTGTCGCACGTAAAATATGGGCAAAAGCCCTTAAAAATAAATACGGTGCTAACGAGCGTGCGCAGATGTTAAAGTACCACATACAAACATCAGGTCGTTCGTTACACGCACAGGAAATCGACTTTAACGATATCCGTACCACGCTACAGGCATTGTATGCCATTTACGATAACTGTAACTCGTTACACACTAATGCATATGATGAGGCGATAACTACCCCTACCGAAGAAAGTGTACGCCGTGCTATGGCAATTCAGCTTATCATCAATAAAGAATTGGGGTTAGCTAAAAATGAAAACCCAATTCAGGGCTCATTCATTATAGAAGAGTTGACGGATTTAGTTGAAGAAGCCGTATTAACGGAGTTCGATCGCATAACAGAGCGCGGAGGTGTATTAGGTGCTATGGAAACCATGTACCAACGTAGTAAAATACAGGAAGAAAGTTTATACTACGAAACATTAAAACATACAGGAGAGTTTCCTATTATAGGCGTTAACACGTTCTTGAGTAGTAAAGGTTCGCCTACCGTAGTACCGCTAGAGGTTATTCGTGCTACAGAGGAAGAAAAACAATTCCAGATAGAAACACTTAAAACATTGCACAGTGCACATGCCCAAAAGGTAAAAGAAACACTAGAAGTAATACAGGAAACAGCCATACAAAACGAAAATATTTTTGAGCAACTTATGGAAGCCACAAAAGTATGTTCGTTAGGGCAAATTACCTCAGCATTGTTCGAAGTAGGCGGGCAGTACAGGAGGAATATGTAA